A genomic window from Flintibacter sp. KGMB00164 includes:
- the dnaK gene encoding molecular chaperone DnaK has product MSKIIGIDLGTTNSCVAVMEGGDAVVIPNAEGNRTTPSVVAFSKDGERMVGQVAKRQAITNPDRTVISIKREMGTDYKVDIDGKKYTPQEISAMILQKLKADAEAYLGQTVSEAVITVPAYFTDAQRQATKDAGKIAGLEVKRIINEPTAAALAYGVDKETAQKVMVYDLGGGTFDVSILDIDDGVIEVLATAGNNRLGGDDFDKCVMDWMAAEFKKAEGIDLTGDKVAMQRLKEAAEKAKIELSGVTSTNINLPYITADATGPKHLDLTLSRAKFDQLTAHLVEATAGPVRQAMGDAGLSGNDISKVLMVGGSSRIPAVQEMVKKLTGKEGFKGINPDECVALGAALQGGVFTGDVKDLLLLDVTPLSLGIETMGGVMTKLIERNTTIPVKKSQTFTTAADNQTSVEVHVLQGEREMAQYNKTLGRFNLDGIAPARRGVPQIEVTFDIDANGIVNVSAKDLGTGKEQHITITSSTNMSKDDIDKAVREAEQFAAEDKKQREAADTRNQADQMVFQTEKALEEMGGKMDAGDRSNIESALGKLKETLKGSDTEAIKNATEELQKAFYAVSEKLYQQQGGQAGPGPDMGGANFGGGQAGGSNGGDDVVDADYTVVDDDKK; this is encoded by the coding sequence ATGTCCAAGATCATTGGTATTGACTTAGGTACGACTAACAGCTGCGTGGCGGTTATGGAGGGCGGCGACGCCGTCGTTATCCCCAACGCCGAAGGCAACCGCACCACTCCTTCTGTGGTGGCTTTTTCCAAGGATGGCGAGCGTATGGTGGGCCAGGTGGCCAAGCGCCAGGCTATCACCAACCCCGACCGCACCGTTATCTCCATCAAGCGTGAGATGGGCACCGACTATAAGGTGGACATCGACGGCAAGAAGTACACTCCTCAGGAGATCAGCGCCATGATCCTTCAGAAGCTGAAGGCTGACGCCGAGGCCTATCTGGGCCAGACCGTCTCCGAGGCCGTCATCACCGTCCCCGCTTACTTCACCGACGCTCAGCGTCAGGCCACCAAGGACGCCGGCAAGATCGCCGGCCTGGAGGTCAAGCGTATCATCAACGAGCCCACCGCTGCCGCTCTGGCCTACGGTGTGGATAAGGAGACCGCTCAGAAGGTCATGGTGTACGACCTGGGCGGCGGCACCTTCGACGTGTCCATCCTGGACATCGACGACGGCGTCATCGAGGTTCTGGCCACTGCCGGTAACAACCGTCTGGGCGGCGATGACTTCGATAAGTGCGTGATGGACTGGATGGCCGCTGAGTTCAAGAAGGCCGAGGGCATCGACCTGACCGGCGACAAGGTTGCCATGCAGCGCCTGAAGGAGGCCGCTGAGAAGGCTAAGATCGAGCTGTCCGGCGTCACCTCCACCAACATCAACCTGCCCTATATCACCGCCGACGCTACCGGTCCTAAGCACCTGGATCTGACTCTGAGCCGCGCCAAGTTTGACCAGCTCACTGCTCACCTGGTGGAGGCCACTGCCGGTCCTGTGCGTCAGGCCATGGGCGACGCTGGCCTGAGCGGCAACGACATCTCCAAGGTCCTGATGGTGGGCGGCTCCAGCCGTATCCCCGCGGTCCAGGAGATGGTCAAGAAGCTCACCGGTAAGGAAGGCTTCAAGGGCATCAACCCCGACGAGTGCGTGGCTCTGGGCGCGGCCCTGCAGGGCGGCGTGTTCACCGGCGACGTGAAGGACCTGCTGCTGCTGGACGTCACCCCCCTGTCCTTGGGCATTGAGACCATGGGCGGCGTGATGACCAAGCTCATTGAGCGCAACACCACCATCCCCGTGAAGAAGAGCCAGACCTTCACCACCGCCGCGGACAACCAGACCTCCGTTGAGGTCCACGTACTCCAGGGCGAGCGTGAGATGGCTCAGTACAACAAGACTTTGGGCCGCTTCAATCTAGACGGAATCGCTCCCGCCCGCCGCGGCGTGCCTCAGATCGAGGTTACCTTCGACATCGACGCCAACGGCATCGTGAACGTGTCCGCCAAGGACCTGGGCACCGGCAAGGAGCAGCACATCACCATCACCTCCTCCACCAACATGTCCAAGGACGACATTGATAAGGCCGTGCGTGAGGCTGAGCAGTTTGCCGCCGAGGACAAGAAGCAGCGCGAGGCTGCCGATACCCGCAACCAGGCCGACCAGATGGTCTTCCAGACCGAGAAGGCCCTGGAGGAGATGGGCGGCAAGATGGACGCCGGCGACCGCTCCAACATCGAGAGCGCTCTGGGCAAGCTGAAGGAGACCCTGAAGGGCTCCGACACCGAGGCCATCAAGAACGCCACCGAGGAGCTGCAGAAGGCTTTCTACGCGGTCAGCGAGAAGCTCTACCAGCAGCAGGGCGGCCAGGCTGGTCCCGGCCCTGACATGGGCGGCGCCAACTTCGGCGGCGGCCAGGCCGGCGGCAGCAACGGCGGCGATGACGTAGTGGACGCGGACTACACTGTCGTG
- the grpE gene encoding nucleotide exchange factor GrpE codes for MSKKENKAEQTAPEQQEPVEQQAEVQTEPQAEQTQPQGEAQSESADPLLTELESLKDQVAQQEDKYLRLAAEYDNYRRRTAKEKDSIWNDAKADAAVAFLPVYDNLERALKQETADEAFKKGVEMTMTQLKTVLEKLGITEIPALGQTFDPNLHNAVMHVEDENFGENTVCDVFQAGFQLGDKVIRFAMVKVAN; via the coding sequence ATGAGCAAGAAAGAAAATAAGGCGGAGCAGACCGCTCCGGAGCAGCAGGAGCCGGTGGAGCAGCAGGCTGAGGTTCAGACCGAACCCCAGGCCGAGCAGACCCAGCCCCAGGGCGAGGCTCAGAGCGAGAGCGCCGATCCCCTCCTCACTGAGCTGGAGTCCCTGAAGGATCAGGTGGCCCAGCAGGAGGACAAATACCTGCGTCTGGCCGCCGAGTATGACAACTACCGCCGCCGTACCGCCAAGGAGAAGGACTCCATCTGGAACGACGCCAAAGCGGATGCGGCTGTGGCCTTCCTGCCGGTGTACGACAATCTGGAGCGGGCTCTCAAGCAGGAAACCGCCGACGAGGCCTTTAAGAAGGGCGTGGAGATGACCATGACCCAGCTCAAGACCGTGCTGGAAAAGCTGGGCATCACCGAAATCCCCGCTCTGGGCCAGACCTTTGATCCCAACCTGCACAATGCCGTGATGCATGTGGAGGATGAGAACTTCGGCGAGAACACCGTCTGCGACGTGTTCCAGGCCGGCTTCCAGCTGGGCGACAAGGTCATCCGGTTTGCCATGGTTAAGGTGGCTAACTGA
- the hrcA gene encoding heat-inducible transcriptional repressor HrcA — translation MELTNRKKRILRAIVEIYISTAEPVGSKAVAEQAGLDISTATIRNEMADLTELGYLEQPHTSAGRIPSPMGYRLYVNELMGEHQLTMQETQRINDALNLKMEELDRVIDRAGKVLSQISDYPVFTMAQPKQRVTVKRYDLLMVEENAFIAVVMTDNSVVRNKLIHLSDELSDTQLQLLSTVLNSSFVGLTVEEMEQTLDKMETRSAPGAFNLISMVVQYAIEVLQEQRSQTIHTSGITHLLEHPEYRSLDKAKPLMTYLAENQEGSKLPVSMENGQNMNILIGPENVSEALKDTSVVMASYDIGDNMRGVIGVVGPTRMDYAKVTARLSYFADSLTRMFGKGELPPGDGNDQE, via the coding sequence ATGGAGCTGACCAATCGAAAAAAGCGAATCCTGCGGGCCATTGTTGAGATCTATATCTCCACCGCGGAACCGGTAGGTTCCAAGGCCGTGGCAGAGCAGGCCGGACTGGACATCTCCACCGCCACCATACGAAATGAGATGGCCGACCTCACCGAACTGGGCTATCTGGAGCAGCCCCACACCTCGGCCGGACGGATTCCGTCCCCCATGGGCTACCGGCTCTACGTCAACGAGCTCATGGGTGAGCACCAGCTGACCATGCAGGAGACCCAGCGCATCAACGACGCGCTGAACCTGAAAATGGAGGAGCTGGACCGGGTCATCGACCGGGCGGGCAAGGTGCTCTCCCAGATCAGCGACTACCCCGTCTTTACCATGGCCCAGCCCAAGCAGCGGGTGACGGTAAAGCGGTACGACCTGCTGATGGTAGAGGAAAACGCCTTTATCGCTGTGGTGATGACCGACAACTCGGTGGTGCGCAACAAGCTCATCCACCTGTCCGATGAGCTCTCCGACACCCAGCTGCAGCTGCTGTCCACCGTTTTGAACAGCTCCTTTGTAGGTCTGACCGTGGAGGAGATGGAACAGACCCTGGACAAGATGGAGACCCGTTCCGCACCCGGGGCATTCAACCTGATCTCCATGGTAGTGCAGTACGCCATCGAGGTGCTTCAGGAGCAGCGCAGCCAGACCATTCACACCTCGGGGATCACCCATCTGCTGGAACACCCTGAGTACCGCAGTCTGGACAAGGCCAAGCCTCTGATGACCTACCTGGCGGAAAACCAGGAGGGGTCCAAGCTGCCGGTATCCATGGAGAACGGCCAGAATATGAATATTCTCATCGGGCCGGAAAACGTCAGCGAGGCGCTGAAGGATACCAGCGTGGTCATGGCCAGCTATGACATTGGAGATAATATGCGGGGCGTCATCGGGGTGGTAGGACCCACCCGGATGGACTACGCCAAGGTGACCGCCCGCCTGTCCTATTTCGCCGACAGCCTGACCCGGATGTTCGGCAAGGGGGAGCTTCCCCCCGGCGACGGGAACGACCAGGAATAG
- the aroQ gene encoding type II 3-dehydroquinate dehydratase produces MKILVINGPNLNMLGIREPDIYGKQDFAALETFIHQAADECGAQVELFQSNHEGAIVDKIQWAYGKMDGIVINPAAYTHTSVAILDALKAVGLPAVEVHLSDVNAREEFRHISYAGMACEKSFIGMGFEGYRAAIQYLTGKQR; encoded by the coding sequence ATGAAAATTCTGGTCATCAACGGCCCCAACCTTAATATGCTGGGCATTCGGGAACCCGATATCTATGGCAAGCAGGACTTTGCCGCCCTGGAGACCTTTATTCACCAGGCGGCAGACGAGTGCGGTGCTCAGGTGGAGCTGTTCCAGTCCAACCACGAGGGGGCCATTGTGGATAAAATCCAGTGGGCCTATGGGAAGATGGATGGCATCGTCATTAACCCCGCTGCCTACACTCACACCAGCGTGGCCATTCTGGATGCCCTGAAGGCGGTGGGCCTGCCTGCGGTGGAGGTCCACCTGTCCGATGTGAACGCCCGGGAGGAGTTCCGGCACATCTCCTATGCGGGGATGGCCTGTGAGAAGTCCTTTATCGGCATGGGCTTTGAGGGGTACCGGGCCGCCATTCAATATCTGACTGGGAAACAACGGTAA
- a CDS encoding shikimate kinase, producing the protein MDCGLIGRKLGHSFSPKIHSLLGNYSYRLFPLEPEEVGDFLRKGEFHGLNVTIPYKKTVMEYCAELTPAARRIGSVNTILRRPDGTLLGDNTDYDGFLYLLKSAGAQVEGRKALVLGSGGASLTVRAVLSELGAREVVTISRSGENNYQNLDRHADAQIIVNATPVGMYPNNGVSPVDLDQFPQCEGVFDLIYNPSKTQLLLQAQRRGLIWGNGLGMLVAQAKAASERFQGKKLPDELVADITAKLERETKNILLIGMPGCGKTTIGKALAQRLSRPLADVDEKIIEEAGCSIPHIFASEGEEGFRVREHRALAQIAKESGQVISAGGGIVTRPENRDPMEENSVVVWLRRDLHKLPTDGRPVSQSVPREELYRRRAPLYEAMAQVTVDNNGTVEDTVDEIIRKVMG; encoded by the coding sequence ATGGACTGTGGGCTCATCGGCCGCAAGCTGGGCCACAGCTTTTCCCCAAAAATCCACAGCCTGCTGGGGAACTACTCCTACCGGCTCTTCCCTCTGGAGCCGGAGGAGGTGGGGGACTTCCTGCGCAAGGGGGAGTTTCACGGCCTTAACGTCACCATACCCTATAAAAAGACGGTGATGGAGTACTGTGCCGAGCTCACCCCGGCCGCCCGGCGCATCGGCAGCGTAAATACCATCCTCCGCCGCCCCGACGGCACCTTGCTGGGGGACAACACCGACTACGATGGCTTTCTGTACCTGTTAAAGTCCGCCGGAGCCCAGGTAGAGGGCCGGAAAGCCCTGGTGCTGGGCAGCGGCGGAGCCTCCCTTACGGTGCGGGCGGTGCTCTCCGAGCTGGGGGCAAGGGAGGTCGTTACCATCTCCCGTTCTGGAGAGAATAACTATCAGAATCTGGACCGCCACGCTGACGCCCAGATCATCGTTAACGCCACTCCCGTGGGTATGTACCCGAACAACGGAGTTTCCCCCGTGGATTTGGACCAGTTCCCCCAGTGTGAGGGTGTCTTTGACCTCATTTATAACCCCTCGAAAACCCAGCTGCTCCTCCAGGCACAGCGCCGGGGGCTCATCTGGGGCAACGGCCTGGGGATGCTGGTGGCCCAGGCCAAGGCGGCCTCCGAGCGGTTCCAGGGCAAAAAGCTGCCCGACGAATTGGTGGCGGATATCACGGCCAAGCTGGAGCGGGAGACGAAAAACATCCTCCTCATCGGCATGCCCGGCTGCGGCAAGACCACCATTGGCAAGGCGCTGGCCCAGCGGCTGAGCCGCCCTCTGGCCGATGTGGACGAGAAGATCATAGAAGAGGCGGGCTGCTCCATCCCCCACATCTTTGCCAGCGAAGGGGAGGAGGGGTTCCGGGTCCGGGAGCACCGGGCTCTGGCTCAGATCGCCAAGGAGTCCGGTCAGGTCATCTCCGCCGGAGGGGGTATCGTGACCCGGCCGGAGAACCGGGACCCCATGGAGGAAAATTCCGTGGTGGTCTGGCTGCGCCGAGACCTTCATAAGCTGCCCACCGACGGCCGGCCTGTCTCCCAGAGCGTGCCCCGGGAGGAGCTCTACCGCCGCCGGGCGCCCCTCTATGAGGCTATGGCCCAGGTGACGGTGGACAACAACGGCACGGTGGAAGATACCGTGGACGAGATCATCAGGAAGGTGATGGGATGA
- the pheA gene encoding prephenate dehydratase gives MEELKDLRERIDAIDQQMVDLFKQRMEVSKEVAAYKQANGLPTLDAGRERALLGKVGEQAGEELADYTQSVYRTILAAGRSYQNACSGVTSKVYETIRKALDTTPDLFPQRATVACQGVEGAYSQIACDSIFKAPTILYFNTFEHVFKAVESGMCQYGVLPIENSTAGSVNAIYDLMTKHNFSIVRSARLKVSHNLLCKHGVKKEDIKEIFSHQQAISQCAGYLSTLKGVKVTVVENTALAAQMVAQSERRDVAALSSRFCGELYGLNLLEQNVQDQDNNYTRFICISKNPEIYPGADRTSLMMTLPHKPGALYNVLSKFYALGINLRKLESRPLPDREFEFMFYFDLECSVYAPEMERIFRDLEEESEHFRYLGTYNEVIC, from the coding sequence ATGGAAGAACTGAAGGATCTGAGAGAGAGAATTGACGCCATCGACCAGCAGATGGTGGACCTGTTCAAGCAGCGTATGGAGGTCTCCAAAGAGGTGGCCGCCTATAAGCAGGCAAACGGCCTGCCCACCCTGGACGCAGGCCGGGAGCGCGCCCTGCTGGGCAAGGTGGGCGAGCAGGCCGGGGAAGAGCTGGCCGACTACACCCAGTCGGTGTACCGCACCATCCTGGCCGCCGGACGCTCCTACCAGAACGCCTGCTCCGGTGTGACCTCCAAGGTGTATGAGACCATCCGCAAGGCCCTGGATACCACCCCCGACCTCTTCCCCCAGCGGGCTACCGTGGCCTGCCAGGGCGTGGAGGGCGCCTACTCCCAGATCGCCTGCGACAGCATCTTCAAGGCTCCGACCATCCTCTACTTCAATACCTTTGAGCACGTCTTCAAGGCGGTGGAGAGCGGCATGTGCCAGTACGGCGTGCTGCCCATCGAGAACAGCACCGCCGGTTCCGTCAACGCCATCTACGACCTGATGACCAAGCACAACTTCTCCATCGTCCGCTCCGCCCGCCTGAAGGTGAGCCACAACCTGCTGTGCAAACACGGGGTGAAAAAGGAGGACATCAAGGAGATCTTCTCCCACCAGCAGGCCATCAGCCAGTGTGCCGGTTACCTGTCCACCCTGAAGGGCGTGAAGGTCACCGTGGTGGAGAACACCGCCTTGGCCGCCCAGATGGTGGCCCAGTCGGAGCGCCGGGATGTGGCCGCCCTGTCCTCCCGCTTCTGCGGCGAGCTCTACGGTCTCAACCTCCTGGAGCAGAACGTCCAGGACCAGGACAACAACTACACCCGCTTCATCTGCATCTCCAAGAATCCCGAGATCTATCCCGGGGCCGACCGCACCTCTCTGATGATGACCCTGCCCCACAAGCCCGGCGCCCTTTATAATGTCCTCTCCAAGTTCTACGCCCTGGGCATCAACCTGCGCAAGCTGGAGAGTCGTCCTCTCCCTGACCGGGAGTTTGAGTTCATGTTCTACTTCGACCTGGAGTGCTCCGTGTATGCCCCCGAGATGGAGCGTATCTTCCGGGACCTGGAGGAGGAGAGCGAGCACTTCCGCTATTTGGGCACTTACAATGAGGTGATCTGCTGA
- the aroC gene encoding chorismate synthase has product MASYLGEHIHVSVFGQSHSPAIGVVVDGLPAGERVDMEELGRFLKRRAPGQNATSTPRKEADLPQFLSGLVDDVTCGAPLAALIENTNTRSQDYAQLRDKPRPGHADFTAQVKYGGFQDVAGGGHFSGRLTAPLCIAGGICLQMLKRRGIEVAAHIASIAGEADRPFDPMGESVETLDALKRAPFPVLDEKAGEQMRKVILQAKEEGDSVGGIVECLVTGVPAGLGEPMFGGMENRLAAALFGIPAVKGVEFGAGFGVATMRGSENNDPFTVKDGKLVTETNHAGGILGGITNGMPLVFRLAVKPTPSIAKQQQTVSLSKKQVEELVVTGRHDPCIVPRAVPVVEAVTALVLTDLLFSGEK; this is encoded by the coding sequence ATGGCCTCATATCTGGGTGAACATATCCACGTGTCCGTCTTTGGACAGTCCCATTCCCCGGCCATCGGGGTAGTGGTGGACGGCCTGCCCGCCGGGGAGCGGGTGGACATGGAGGAGCTGGGCCGTTTCTTAAAACGCCGGGCTCCGGGACAAAACGCCACCTCCACCCCCCGCAAGGAGGCCGACCTGCCCCAGTTTCTCAGCGGCTTGGTGGACGATGTGACCTGCGGTGCTCCGCTGGCCGCCCTCATTGAAAACACCAACACCCGCTCCCAGGACTACGCCCAGCTCCGGGACAAGCCCCGTCCCGGCCACGCCGACTTTACCGCCCAGGTGAAGTACGGCGGCTTTCAGGACGTGGCGGGGGGAGGCCACTTTTCCGGCCGCCTCACCGCGCCCCTGTGCATTGCGGGCGGCATCTGCCTCCAGATGTTAAAACGCCGGGGCATTGAGGTGGCCGCCCACATCGCTTCTATCGCCGGAGAGGCCGACCGGCCCTTCGACCCCATGGGGGAGAGCGTGGAGACGCTGGACGCTCTGAAGCGGGCCCCCTTCCCTGTCCTGGACGAGAAGGCGGGGGAGCAGATGCGCAAGGTCATTCTCCAGGCCAAGGAGGAGGGCGACTCGGTAGGCGGCATCGTGGAATGCCTGGTCACCGGGGTGCCCGCCGGGCTGGGAGAGCCCATGTTCGGCGGCATGGAGAACCGTCTGGCCGCCGCCCTGTTTGGTATCCCGGCGGTGAAGGGCGTGGAGTTTGGCGCGGGTTTCGGCGTGGCCACTATGCGGGGTTCGGAGAACAACGACCCCTTTACCGTGAAGGACGGGAAGCTGGTTACCGAGACCAACCACGCCGGAGGCATTTTAGGCGGCATTACCAATGGGATGCCCCTGGTGTTCCGTCTGGCGGTGAAGCCCACCCCGTCCATTGCCAAGCAACAGCAGACGGTGAGCCTGTCGAAAAAGCAGGTGGAGGAGCTGGTGGTCACCGGCCGCCATGACCCCTGCATCGTTCCCCGGGCGGTTCCCGTAGTAGAGGCGGTCACAGCCCTCGTTCTCACCGACTTACTTTTCTCGGGAGAAAAGTAA
- a CDS encoding 3-phosphoshikimate 1-carboxyvinyltransferase: MNVTILAGTLKGAVTPPSSKSQTHRAVLALMLAQGEGKLSNLAVSQDIQATQDCVAALKSGQPAQADGLPLLDCGESGSTLRFLIPVALAVRGGGHFTGRGRLMERPQGPYIRLFEEKGILWNQEGAYLTVAGQLEPGVYALPGNVSSQFITGLLYALPLLPGDSRIVLTTPLESRGYVDMTLDMLRRFDIKVEEQEDGFLVPGNQSYQARDLTLEADWSGAAFWYAANFLGAQVDIQGLNPDSVQGDRQIGTLYWKLARPGDVDIDLSQCPDLAPPLAVMAAVRKGTTRFVNAGRLRMKESDRLETIARTLNALGAKAQVGEDTLILEGLDHLKGSTVDGCNDHRIAMMAAVAAVACKEPVTILGAECVKKSYPRFWEDYTALGGEVHGLISG; this comes from the coding sequence ATGAATGTGACCATTCTGGCGGGAACGCTGAAGGGAGCGGTCACCCCGCCCTCCAGCAAGTCCCAGACCCACCGGGCGGTGCTGGCCCTCATGCTGGCCCAGGGGGAGGGCAAGCTCTCCAACCTGGCGGTTTCCCAGGATATCCAGGCCACCCAGGACTGTGTAGCCGCCCTGAAAAGCGGGCAGCCCGCGCAGGCGGATGGGCTGCCTTTGCTGGACTGCGGCGAGTCGGGTTCCACCCTGCGCTTTCTCATCCCGGTGGCCCTGGCTGTGCGGGGCGGAGGCCACTTTACCGGCCGGGGACGGCTGATGGAGCGGCCCCAGGGTCCCTACATCCGTCTGTTTGAGGAGAAGGGGATTTTGTGGAACCAAGAGGGGGCGTACCTGACCGTGGCAGGTCAGCTGGAGCCGGGCGTCTATGCCCTTCCCGGCAACGTGTCCAGCCAGTTTATCACCGGGCTGCTCTATGCTCTGCCTCTGCTGCCTGGAGACAGCCGAATTGTCCTCACCACACCCCTGGAATCCCGGGGCTATGTGGATATGACGCTGGATATGCTCCGCCGGTTTGATATAAAGGTGGAGGAGCAGGAGGACGGCTTCCTGGTGCCGGGAAACCAGAGCTATCAGGCCCGGGACCTGACCCTGGAGGCCGACTGGTCGGGCGCCGCTTTCTGGTACGCCGCCAACTTTTTGGGCGCTCAGGTAGACATACAGGGGCTCAATCCCGATTCCGTCCAGGGAGACCGGCAGATCGGTACCCTCTATTGGAAGCTGGCCCGGCCCGGAGACGTGGACATTGACCTGTCCCAGTGCCCCGACCTGGCGCCCCCGCTGGCCGTCATGGCGGCGGTGCGGAAGGGAACCACCCGCTTTGTCAATGCCGGGCGGCTGCGCATGAAGGAGAGCGACCGCCTGGAGACCATCGCCCGCACGTTAAACGCCCTGGGAGCCAAGGCTCAGGTGGGGGAGGACACCCTCATTCTGGAGGGGCTGGACCACCTGAAGGGCAGCACAGTGGACGGCTGTAACGACCACCGCATTGCCATGATGGCCGCCGTGGCCGCTGTAGCCTGCAAAGAGCCGGTGACTATTTTGGGTGCGGAGTGCGTGAAAAAATCTTATCCCCGGTTCTGGGAGGACTACACTGCGTTGGGAGGAGAAGTACATGGCCTCATATCTGGGTGA
- the aroB gene encoding 3-dehydroquinate synthase, with the protein MSKILTVDLPGRAYDIEIERGLLDRVGERCKAVLPRAKALFVVTDSTVGPLYGQRVLDSLEKAGFAAVLHTVPAGEESKCVERLQELWEAMMAARLTRTDGVVALGGGVVGDLAGFAAATVLRGVDYIQIPTTLLAQVDSSVGGKVAIDLHAGKNLAGAFWQPKGVLIDPEVLTTLTDRTFSDGMAEVIKYGCIRDRAFFDKLAAWGGRDGVMEHIEEVIHTCCDIKRKVVLNDERDTGERMVLNFGHTIGHAFELAGHYETWTHGQGVAAGMCVAARLGEQMGITPAGTTETIQNILKEYQLPLTIPCPWDTLVEAVGLDKKNAGSDIRLIVLEELGKAVPHAMPREALLEALAPMWKGN; encoded by the coding sequence ATGAGTAAAATCCTGACGGTAGACCTGCCCGGCCGGGCCTACGACATTGAAATTGAGCGTGGGCTCCTGGACCGGGTAGGAGAGCGGTGCAAGGCGGTGCTGCCCCGGGCCAAGGCCCTCTTTGTGGTCACTGACAGCACGGTAGGCCCCCTCTATGGCCAGCGGGTGCTGGACAGCCTGGAGAAGGCCGGCTTTGCCGCCGTCCTCCACACCGTTCCCGCCGGGGAAGAGAGCAAGTGTGTGGAGCGGCTCCAGGAGCTGTGGGAGGCCATGATGGCCGCCCGCCTTACCCGCACCGACGGAGTTGTCGCCTTGGGCGGCGGCGTGGTGGGCGACCTGGCGGGCTTTGCCGCTGCCACCGTGCTGCGGGGTGTGGATTACATCCAGATCCCCACCACTCTCCTGGCGCAGGTAGACTCCTCCGTGGGCGGCAAGGTGGCCATCGACCTGCACGCGGGTAAAAACCTGGCCGGGGCCTTCTGGCAGCCCAAGGGAGTGCTCATTGACCCGGAGGTGCTCACCACCCTCACCGACCGCACCTTCTCCGATGGTATGGCTGAGGTCATCAAGTACGGCTGCATCCGGGACCGGGCCTTCTTTGACAAGCTGGCCGCCTGGGGCGGACGGGACGGCGTGATGGAGCACATCGAGGAGGTCATCCACACCTGCTGCGACATCAAGCGCAAGGTGGTTCTCAACGACGAGCGGGACACCGGCGAGCGGATGGTGCTGAACTTCGGCCACACCATCGGCCATGCGTTTGAGCTGGCCGGCCACTATGAGACCTGGACCCACGGCCAAGGGGTGGCCGCGGGCATGTGTGTAGCTGCCCGGCTGGGGGAGCAGATGGGCATCACTCCCGCCGGAACGACCGAGACCATCCAGAATATATTAAAGGAGTATCAGCTGCCCCTCACCATCCCCTGTCCCTGGGATACCCTGGTGGAGGCGGTGGGTCTGGATAAGAAGAACGCCGGCAGCGACATCCGCCTCATCGTGCTGGAGGAGCTGGGAAAGGCCGTCCCCCACGCCATGCCCCGGGAAGCGCTGCTGGAAGCTCTGGCCCCCATGTGGAAAGGAAACTGA
- a CDS encoding prephenate dehydrogenase/arogenate dehydrogenase family protein — MVVGIAGLGLIGGSLAKAYERSGATVYGYDGNRVVQDFAKLQGVLAGDLDENTIGECELLLVALYPEVTMEYLERMAPYIPGTTLVMDCCGVKQEVCKVGFRLAEQYGFTFVGGHPMAGTQFSGFANSKADMFDGAPMVVVPPQADDILLLDRVKKLLTPAGFAHLTVTTAEHHDEMIAYTSQMCHVISNAYVKSPRAQMHKGYSAGSYMDLTRVAWLNEHMWTDLFLENRTFLLQELDQMIGSLQEYREALEQGNGDRLCTLLAEGRICKEKVDGQ, encoded by the coding sequence ATGGTAGTTGGAATTGCAGGTCTGGGCCTCATCGGAGGCTCCCTAGCCAAGGCCTACGAGCGCAGCGGCGCCACCGTGTACGGCTACGACGGAAACCGGGTTGTCCAGGACTTTGCCAAGCTCCAGGGGGTGCTGGCGGGCGACCTGGACGAGAACACCATCGGGGAGTGCGAGCTGCTGCTGGTGGCCCTGTACCCCGAGGTGACCATGGAGTATCTGGAGCGTATGGCTCCTTACATCCCCGGCACCACTTTGGTGATGGACTGCTGCGGCGTCAAGCAGGAGGTGTGCAAGGTGGGCTTCCGCCTGGCGGAGCAGTATGGCTTCACCTTTGTGGGCGGCCACCCCATGGCGGGCACCCAGTTCTCCGGCTTTGCCAACAGCAAGGCGGATATGTTTGACGGGGCGCCCATGGTAGTGGTCCCGCCCCAGGCCGACGATATTTTGCTGCTGGACCGGGTGAAAAAGCTCCTCACCCCTGCCGGCTTTGCTCACCTGACGGTGACCACCGCGGAGCACCACGACGAGATGATCGCCTATACCTCCCAGATGTGCCACGTCATCTCCAACGCCTATGTCAAGAGCCCCCGAGCCCAGATGCACAAGGGCTACTCGGCGGGCAGCTACATGGATTTGACCCGGGTGGCCTGGCTCAACGAGCACATGTGGACCGACCTGTTTCTGGAGAACCGGACCTTCCTGCTCCAGGAACTGGACCAGATGATTGGCAGCCTTCAGGAGTACCGGGAAGCTCTGGAGCAGGGCAACGGCGACCGGCTTTGTACCCTCCTGGCGGAGGGCCGGATCTGCAAAGAGAAGGTGGATGGACAATGA